The stretch of DNA TCAGTTGGCCCAAGGTTGCTTGAAAATGTTCCAATGGTCACTCAAAACCAGAGATAGTTCTGTAAAGTTGCAAAGTTATGATCAAGATCTAACTATTTCCAAAATTATGGGGGATTCAGATCTGGGAGTTATGTTTGGCACATTATAGAGATGGCGGACAGTCGTAAAGCTGGATCTGGACTTCTCCAGAATTTGGGGGGTATTCAAAGCTATTCCCTCCGTTCTATCCCATTTCTGCTGAGAAGTTGCAAACATTTCAACAAACCAAAGCTGATTTTGTGAGTTGCAACAAACATGCGAGCAATACATGGTTTCAGACGTGGGCTCCATGACACAGCTCTTGTCACGTGGAAGAAAACAACCCGATTGTTTTATATTTAAGTGAAATTAAACTCAGAAGCAAATGGTATTTAAACAGCACCCACTAGCTACTATTAAATCTTAATCAAATCTATATGGAAGTGTATGAATCGAAAGCATCATCCCAATTCCTATGGGCTTCCAGAGGCCTCCGtccctccctttttaaaaagaaactaatAATTAAATCTCTATATATTAAACTGACCTACATGAAATATGCCATGTAAAATATGATTCCTGCCATAAAACACATAATCCACCACCAGTTTAATTCCATTAGAAAGCAGACATGAAGGTCTCTGTATTATGATCATTAGGATAATAAAAGTAATATAATATTACTTTTATTATGTTTGAATTTAAAACATTCTTCATATGAGCAGAAAGAATAATTAAGGGGATGGGTAGAAGGAAggctttttttatatttataatgaaaTAAGTTCACATGCTGAAGCAAAGCGAATTAAGTTAGCTCTTTGGTTTCTAAATTAAAACCTAAGTGTTCCACACCCTGTCCTCCCTTAGAGCCTTTCAAcatcattttaatttccttttttgtaaCCGGGACACTGGTCATGCAGTGTTGTCCACTCTTGCAGGTTTATCATAGGTGTTTTTCAtgaagcctcagctcctggagtcatgtgactacaataggaaaacaaataattttttaaaagtaagtttacAGCCCTCCTGACTGCagaataaagttttaaaatgtaaacactgAGGGCTCGAAAAGAATCTGACATTTATATGACAtaaaatctcgtgatttttaaagccaatctcaagATTTTCTGAAGCCTTAATATGCAGGGCTAGATTTGTTCCAGCCTAAATCCATTGTCAATCACTGAGATTAATCCAGGCCTCCAGGTCTGGAGCCCTTTCTCTGTTATTAGCATCTCGGTAAAGGAGACAAGAGCTTGCACCCTTCGCAAAACACAGTGAGGAGGAATGATTCCTTacatgcactttttaaaatctgcataAAAATCCcatctcagtgtctgtgtgccTGACGCCGTCAAGTGCCACTGCTGTCATTCTGAGCAGCGCTAGTTGGAAATGTTCTAGCAAAAATAGCCTTTTTTCCTAAACCAAagtttttgcagaaaattttcatttcattaGAAATTTTCAATGAAAGACCAAAatctggaggggcagggggaaattgtgaactttttttttagtgggaaatgttaatttttttcccctttgaaattGTCCATGCAAAACAGtggatattttctgttttgcaaAAGCTGATAGCTCAGAACATAGGCTGCACATGGCTTTGTGGGAAAGGATGGAGCTTGGCAAGTGGCCCTATGATGAAGTGGGAGGTTGGAGCTGAGGGTTCTGAAAAGTTCCCTCTCGCACCATCACGTTTTCCCTCGTGAGACAATGTCCCAGAGGAGACCCCTCTGTCAGCAATCTCATGCTGAAGTCTGGAGTCATGGTttaggcagggctggagcagatgtTTTGCCTGGGAAGGTTTGCCATTGGTGGATCTGCCTTTCCCAAAATGTTTTAATAGTCATCAGATTTGGAATCTCTCTTTTGTTTCCAGTGGGAATGACGACATTTCAGACTTGTCTCCCATGCATGTAGCCTACAGACTTGTAGAATGGAAAGACTGATGCCAGTTCCTCAGGGATGTCCCCATTAAATATCATTCTGATAATGCATCTCTGCTCTACAAGGCCTTAGATCAATTTATAAGCCCTATGTACGGCTATTAATTGATCACATTATATGTTGTATTATATGTTGTATCCTAGCATGATTCGTTCCAGCTCTATTTATCAGGTAAGTACAGTCACTAGCAGGATACAATACATTCTCCTATATATTCTGACAGGTCAAATCACTTTTATTTCAGATTTCTGGAGAGCAAAGGTCTCTGCCTCTGGAACATCCGAGGAGGAGGCAATAGGTGAGTCCATCTCAGGATGTTACCGTCTGTACAGAGGTGGGAGCCAGGAACTAAGAAAATGCAGTAACAGCAACAACTATATTTCAAGGATTTTagactttttgttttaattagagCAACAGGAATGCAGACTGGAACCCCAAAGACTATGAACAGGGGCAGTATACAGTCTGTGAACCTGATCTTTAAACAGAGTAGAACCAATATGTGCTTCGTAAGTAACATCTAAAAATGCTGCTCTCTCCCTTCAGCAAAAATTCTAATAGCAGAGTTGTTGAGTTGGGGGCTCACGGCTCCAAGCCTTCCTGACTTTTACAAAGCCACTTACTAGTATCCCAGGAAATATtataattaaaactgaaataCAATTGAGAACAGAAAGACATTACGCACAGTGATGCCATAGCCTGGCTTTTTAAATTACTATTAATATTAACGTAGCAGCTACGCCCCAAACCAGCTTGATGCCCCATTATGTTATGTGCTGTACAAAATACACAgttacagacagtccctgccccaaagaccttacaatccaaatagacaaggTCACATGGAATGccaatggcagagtcaggaacagcaCCGTTGTCTCCTGAAGTACAAGCCACCAGCCTCATCTCTAGCCCACGCAGGCTCTTCTACTGACCCCATGTCTGACTGAAGGTTGTTCATTTACTCACTGGTTCACAAAGTTCAGCAACCTGTCATGGGTCCCCCAATCACCAGTTCCAATGAGCACAGTTCTACTGTGGGAGTGGGAGGTGTGAATTAGCACTGCAGGTGTCTGGCTGAGGAGGGTCACTAGATAGCCCTACACATTCAACTTATTCTAAAGTGGGAGAACTAATGCGGCCGCCATTTGCCAAGAATAGGGCTCAGGTTAATTTTGGAATCTTTGTCCtatgtcccccccccacacacacacacactcccaaaagaccaaatattttattatttaataatgtgtattcagtgatttattttcatttcttcttGCAGACCCCAAGTATGTTATCATAGGAGTTACCCTGGGAGTCTTCCTAGCAATTGGTTTTTTAGCACTAAAGATCTGCATGATCAAAAGGCAATTGATTGACAATGACTTTGTAGGTAAGAGAAACATACTCTTGCTTTCTGACTAGGGAAATTCTTCTCACCCATCAACAGAGCATTACTCTGCTCCCTTGGTCAGAGTAGATCTGTGTATAGTAAGAGCAGAGTATCTGCTGGGTGGAGCTGCAAAGGGAACTGTGTTTGAAAAGGGGTGTGAATTTCAGATTTGAAATCCCTGGTATCCATAGACCCCCATGTTTGAATCGTGACATGGTCAACTCAGCTTTCCAAGGAAAAGAAATCACATTCCATATTGTGTAGGCATCTTTTGgaggagacttttttttaaaagggctctatcTGCTCTGCATgtacattaaagatcccatggcatgtTAGCTATGAGTAGGGGCCTGCACAAGCATCCTGACCAGAATTTCCACTTCCCCCACTGTACTGATTCCAGCCTTCCTACTCAGAAGGCACTGTCTGATTCCTGTAACTTCCATCAAGGTATAtgcctggcaaaactcccactgacttctaatGAGAGCAGGAACAGGACCTTGGCTTGTAAGATGCTGTTGGGTTCTCTGGGATGCCAGTTGCTGCAGGAATGCATGCTTTTACTGGCTGCATTATTTAGGGCAGAGAAAAGCTCTGTGGTCTCACTTCATCGCTCTTGGGACCCACACTTCCTTTGGTTTCAGACCACACGGCTTCATAGGCCACCCAGAGTGTTGAGTTCAGACCCAAAATCTTAAAGTGAAACTGAGCTGAAACTGTCCCCTTTCATGTGAATATACAGCACTTTAAAAGAGAGCATAATTTGCCCCACTCACTTCCCTGTGGGGAGATGTTgacccattgacttccctgggggCAGACTGTGGCTCATTGGCATACATCCTCTGCACAGAGCACTTCTCAACCCGGATTCCAAAACGCTTTACGAACTAAAACACAGAATAAAGAAAGAGATAATTTCTCCCACTGTTGAAATGCAATCAGCTCTGGTGCAGGACTTGATAACAGCGCACAGCAACACTCCACAGCAGTTGAGAGCAAGGAATAAAGAGGAATACCAAACCCTGCTGCAACTATAGTGAGAGATGAGGCGGCAGAAAATATTTACCCAGATTGAAATTTTTCCAGAATACCAGTTTTAACAGCCCTACTCTTGCAAAAAGACCCGTGGGATTTTTAAGAAGTACAAGATCTCAGGAACTCAGTTTTACTTGTCAGCACCTCCAATAGCCAGAGCATGGGTTAGAGGGGATTTTTCTTGGAGGTCTTATGTCCCAAGCACTGCAGAGCTGGGTCTCAACCAGTATCCCAGATCCAGATACCCTAGAGCTGAGGAAATCCTTGGAAAAAACCTTCTCAGCCTCATAGCCTGAAAACTTGTGTTGTCTTGAATtacaaaatattgatttttaatacCTTTCCCAAGCCACCTTCTATTAAAAAAAGGCATCTTGAATTGCATTATAGCACAAAATGGAGTCATGATGCAATTTCATGTAACATGATCATGGAAAAACAGATAAAAGGCCCCGCCTCTGATGGAAATGTAATTATTGTGGGGCCCGGGACCTAAGCAGGTACTCTCTTTGATGACATTTCTGTGATTAATTCCACGTGGACATTTACATGCCCAGTAGCAGGTGAAGCACAATTTGTCAGTCATGCAGGGAACTGATGTTAATCTAGCCTCTGTTTAGATGAAGGGAAATTTTAAGCAGGTAGCCAGTTTGTGCCATGAAAACCATGCCAcgtattaaaaaggaaaatattgtgAAAGACCTTGGAATGTTCACAGAGAGAAAGAATGAGAGCATGGCTATGTATTTGCTTGGCCATCCATAGCCTGCATTTGAAAACATTTGCTTCTGTGGTTGGAACACGGTGGTAATCCTCATGCAATCAACAGAAGTAAAGGCTTTGCCAATGTGGCAGCCACCTAAGCCTGTTAGGTCAATAGCACTGCAGGACAAGTAGCTCCAACACCAGTCCCACCACCTACCTCAGTACAGAGGCTTAATgcaagtggttttcaaccttttttcatttgcggacccctaaaacatTTCGAATGATGGTGCGgatcctttggaaatcttagacacagTCTGCGGCCCACCCCCCACAGGTTGAGGACCACAGCTGTATGATAATGACAACCTTTTGCGGactccttagacatagtctgtggttCCCCAGGggtccgcggaccacaggttgaaaaccactggtttagtgGCATCACCTTCAGAGTGGCAATAGACTGTCTGAAACCACAGGGTCAGATCCTGCTAGGGTCTCACCCCTTTCTTCTAAGGTAGGTAACTTGATTCTATGCTATTTAGTGTAAATATGGGTCTTTTAAAGGAGAACTTAACTCTGTATAGACACTGAAGATTTGCTGTTAAGGGGGGAGGCCTAAATTTCTCTTATTGCTGCTATATAACAGCTTTAAAAAATCACGTCCATTCCTCCTAATTCCCTGATCATCACGTATCTG from Emys orbicularis isolate rEmyOrb1 chromosome 7, rEmyOrb1.hap1, whole genome shotgun sequence encodes:
- the TMEM273 gene encoding transmembrane protein 273, coding for MIFLTSWIPVLTTFLLLLYFWRAKVSASGTSEEEAIDPKYVIIGVTLGVFLAIGFLALKICMIKRQLIDNDFVDSDNRVDKRSHVESAAMREEVNL